The following proteins are co-located in the Ketogulonicigenium robustum genome:
- the dnaG gene encoding DNA primase → MSLPAGFLDELRGRLSLAQVVGRKVVWDRRKSNPGKGDMWAPCPFHQEKSASFHVDDRKGYYYCFGCHAKGDAISFVRETENVGFAEAVEILAREAGMQMPARDPQAQQRADRRTQLADVMEQAVQVFRMQLKTQAGEAARAYLQRRGLSSEAWDRWGLGFAPDNRTGLLRHLTDKGVAPDLMVDAGLVIKPDDGGQPYDRFRGRIIFPIRDARGRAISLGGRAMDPNARAKYLNGPETALFDKGRSLFNIGPAREAAGKGHPLIVAEGYMDVIALSEAGFHAAVAPLGTAVTADQLALMWRIADEPIIALDGDTAGLRAALRVIDLALPLLEAGKGLRFAIMPEGQDPDDLIKAKGRGAMQAVIDGALPMVRLMWQRETDGKVFDSPERRAALDKQLRALIRTIRDPSIKAHYGEEINRLRQGLFGTVPAAVAAPVGRGRDAPWTPRAKGRGAPAAPGLPTAAVRASILARNMDDQDSLREAVILATVINCPAILPEFETELERMACHRPDHQALRGAILRAIDQPDLRDAIVTAIGDAPLERLFAERHVAISPAVRRAGDIETARMCLAEELAKLNARRGHAREIEEALEDWEDLPGETVTFRLGRAAQALDRAGRGDDDDKAAYEIGANGARLNRDELDAFDALLARIDKSGGAEKA, encoded by the coding sequence ATGAGTCTTCCTGCAGGTTTTCTAGATGAGCTGCGAGGCCGCCTGTCATTGGCACAGGTGGTCGGGCGCAAAGTGGTCTGGGATCGGCGCAAGTCGAACCCGGGCAAGGGGGACATGTGGGCGCCGTGTCCCTTCCATCAGGAAAAATCGGCCAGCTTCCACGTCGATGACCGCAAGGGCTATTATTATTGCTTCGGGTGCCACGCGAAGGGCGACGCGATTTCATTCGTGCGCGAAACCGAGAACGTTGGCTTTGCCGAGGCTGTCGAGATTTTGGCGCGCGAGGCTGGCATGCAGATGCCCGCGCGCGACCCGCAGGCCCAGCAGCGCGCTGACCGCCGCACCCAGTTGGCTGATGTGATGGAACAGGCCGTGCAGGTGTTTCGCATGCAGCTAAAGACGCAAGCGGGCGAGGCTGCGCGGGCCTATCTGCAGCGCCGCGGCCTCTCGTCCGAGGCGTGGGACCGGTGGGGGTTGGGGTTCGCGCCCGATAATCGCACGGGCCTGCTGCGTCATCTGACGGATAAGGGCGTGGCCCCCGACCTGATGGTCGATGCGGGGTTGGTGATCAAACCCGACGATGGCGGGCAACCCTATGACCGTTTTCGCGGGCGCATCATCTTTCCCATTCGCGATGCACGCGGGCGCGCGATCAGCCTGGGCGGGCGGGCGATGGACCCGAACGCCCGCGCAAAATACCTGAACGGCCCTGAAACGGCGCTATTCGACAAGGGCCGCAGTCTGTTCAATATCGGCCCCGCCCGCGAAGCCGCAGGCAAGGGCCACCCGCTGATCGTCGCCGAAGGGTATATGGACGTGATCGCCCTGTCCGAGGCGGGTTTCCACGCAGCCGTCGCGCCTTTGGGGACGGCGGTAACGGCTGATCAACTGGCGCTGATGTGGCGCATTGCGGACGAGCCTATCATCGCGCTGGATGGCGATACGGCGGGCCTACGGGCTGCGTTGCGGGTGATCGATCTGGCGCTACCGCTGCTGGAGGCTGGTAAGGGCTTGCGTTTCGCCATCATGCCCGAGGGGCAGGACCCGGACGATCTGATCAAGGCCAAAGGGCGCGGCGCGATGCAGGCGGTGATCGACGGCGCGCTGCCGATGGTGCGCTTGATGTGGCAGCGCGAAACCGACGGCAAGGTTTTCGATAGCCCCGAACGGCGTGCTGCGCTGGACAAGCAACTGCGCGCGCTGATCCGCACCATCCGCGACCCCTCGATCAAGGCGCATTACGGCGAGGAGATTAACCGCCTGCGGCAGGGCCTGTTCGGCACAGTGCCCGCTGCAGTGGCTGCGCCTGTGGGCCGCGGCCGCGATGCGCCGTGGACCCCGCGCGCCAAGGGGCGCGGCGCACCAGCTGCGCCGGGGCTGCCGACAGCCGCCGTGCGGGCGTCTATTTTGGCGCGCAATATGGACGACCAAGACAGCCTGCGCGAAGCCGTGATTCTGGCAACCGTCATCAACTGTCCTGCCATCTTGCCAGAATTCGAGACCGAGCTGGAGCGGATGGCCTGCCACCGCCCCGATCATCAGGCCCTGCGCGGCGCGATACTGCGGGCCATCGATCAACCCGATCTGCGCGATGCCATTGTTACGGCAATTGGCGACGCCCCCCTTGAAAGGCTGTTCGCCGAGCGCCATGTGGCTATTTCACCTGCCGTGCGTAGGGCAGGCGATATCGAGACCGCGCGCATGTGTTTGGCGGAAGAGCTTGCAAAGCTGAACGCCCGCCGTGGCCACGCCCGCGAGATCGAAGAAGCACTAGAGGATTGGGAGGACTTGCCCGGCGAGACTGTCACTTTCCGTCTGGGGCGCGCGGCGCAGGCATTGGACCGCGCGGGGCGCGGCGATGACGACGATAAAGCCGCCTACGAAATCGGGGCCAATGGCGCGCGCTTGAACCGTGACGAGCTGGACGCTTTTGATGCGCTTTTGGCGCGGATCGACAAGTCTGGCGGGGCTGAAAAGGCCTAG
- a CDS encoding hemolysin family protein, producing MLTEIFIVVALTLLNGALAMSELAVVSSRRAKLKSLSEAGKTGATTALQLAEDPGRFLSTVQIGITAVGVLSGAFSGATLGLRLTGWLASMGMAQNLADVLGVAVVVISITYLSLIVGELVPKQIALRDPEGVAVRVAPLMKILSRVAAPIVWFLDLSGRTVLRLLGQSGQQDQAVTEEEVRVILSEARDQGVIESEEGEMLSGVMRLADRNARGLMTPRREVEFLDLETPVEDIIPTIQAIGRPRIPVRARETDEVLGILYLTDAVGAIARGEALDLRAMIREVPVVYESADALNVIEILRKSANHMALVYDEYGSFEGLITTGDILEAITGTFQESVAEEPAFVTREDGSHLVAGWMPADEFCDRIGIPRDLAGDYETVAGLVLNHLHHLPQLGDTVEAGGWKFEVVDLDGRRIDKILVSEVPRE from the coding sequence GTGTTAACAGAAATATTCATCGTGGTCGCGCTGACCCTGCTGAACGGCGCGCTGGCCATGTCCGAGCTTGCCGTCGTATCATCGCGGCGCGCCAAACTTAAAAGCCTGTCCGAGGCTGGCAAGACCGGCGCAACCACCGCATTGCAACTGGCAGAAGACCCCGGACGTTTCCTTTCAACAGTGCAAATCGGCATTACCGCCGTCGGCGTCCTGTCGGGTGCGTTTTCGGGGGCCACGCTGGGCCTTCGGCTGACCGGCTGGCTGGCCAGCATGGGCATGGCCCAAAATCTGGCAGACGTTCTGGGCGTGGCGGTGGTTGTGATTTCAATCACTTACCTGTCGTTGATCGTTGGCGAGCTGGTGCCCAAGCAAATCGCCCTGCGCGACCCTGAAGGGGTGGCCGTGCGCGTCGCCCCGCTGATGAAAATCCTCTCGCGCGTGGCGGCACCCATTGTGTGGTTCCTCGACCTGTCGGGCCGCACGGTACTGCGCTTGCTGGGCCAATCGGGCCAGCAAGATCAGGCCGTGACCGAGGAAGAGGTTCGCGTGATCTTGTCCGAGGCGCGTGACCAAGGCGTGATCGAAAGCGAAGAAGGCGAGATGCTGTCAGGCGTCATGCGCTTGGCCGACCGTAACGCCCGCGGCCTGATGACCCCACGCCGCGAGGTCGAGTTTCTTGATCTGGAAACTCCGGTCGAGGACATCATCCCGACCATCCAAGCCATCGGCCGCCCGCGTATTCCGGTGCGCGCCCGCGAAACCGATGAAGTTTTGGGCATCCTCTACCTGACGGATGCGGTCGGTGCGATTGCCCGCGGCGAGGCGCTGGACCTGCGCGCCATGATCCGCGAGGTTCCGGTCGTCTACGAAAGTGCCGACGCGCTGAACGTGATCGAGATTTTGCGCAAGTCCGCGAACCACATGGCCCTCGTCTATGACGAATACGGCAGCTTTGAGGGGCTAATCACCACGGGTGACATTCTGGAGGCGATCACGGGCACCTTCCAGGAATCCGTGGCCGAGGAACCCGCCTTCGTCACGCGCGAAGACGGCAGCCATTTGGTCGCCGGCTGGATGCCGGCCGACGAATTCTGCGACCGTATCGGCATCCCGCGCGATCTTGCGGGCGATTACGAAACCGTCGCAGGCTTGGTGCTGAACCACCTGCACCACCTGCCCCAACTGGGCGATACGGTCGAAGCCGGTGGCTGGAAGTTCGAGGTAGTGGATCTGGATGGCAGACGGATCGACAAGATCCTCGTCAGCGAAGTGCCCCGCGAATAA
- a CDS encoding hydroxypyruvate isomerase family protein, producing the protein MPKFAANLTLLFNELEFMDRFAAASAAGFKGVEILFPYEYSAVEVLSRLRQYKMDLVAMNAPPPNYTGRPRGFAAVPGGEMNFRRDFQRALRVANAMGALRIQVMAGAADGDVAHATMVDNLRWACAEVANLPVRLTIEPKSREDVAGYFLNDLGRADAIIAEVGADNLGLQFDTYHVAAIAGSVIDAWKAYGHLVSHVQVASYPERAEPAGEGFDDKAFFDLLDADGYDGWVSGEYIPARSTEMGLDWLRRADASI; encoded by the coding sequence ATGCCAAAGTTTGCTGCCAATCTAACTCTGTTGTTCAATGAACTGGAGTTTATGGACCGGTTCGCCGCAGCAAGCGCGGCTGGGTTCAAAGGCGTAGAAATATTATTTCCGTATGAATATTCCGCTGTCGAGGTGCTAAGCCGCCTGCGTCAGTATAAAATGGATCTGGTGGCGATGAATGCGCCGCCGCCCAATTACACGGGGCGCCCCCGCGGTTTTGCCGCAGTGCCCGGGGGCGAGATGAACTTTCGCCGCGATTTTCAGCGCGCGCTGCGTGTTGCTAATGCCATGGGCGCGCTGCGCATTCAGGTGATGGCGGGCGCGGCAGACGGTGATGTTGCCCATGCGACCATGGTCGACAACCTGCGTTGGGCCTGTGCCGAGGTGGCGAACCTGCCGGTGCGGCTGACGATCGAGCCGAAATCGCGCGAGGATGTGGCAGGGTATTTTTTGAACGACCTTGGCCGCGCCGACGCTATTATTGCCGAGGTTGGTGCCGATAATCTGGGACTGCAGTTCGACACCTATCATGTCGCGGCAATCGCGGGGTCGGTGATCGACGCGTGGAAGGCCTACGGCCATCTGGTCAGCCACGTTCAGGTGGCCTCGTACCCCGAACGGGCCGAACCTGCGGGCGAGGGGTTTGACGACAAAGCCTTTTTCGACCTGCTAGACGCCGACGGTTATGATGGCTGGGTCAGCGGCGAATATATTCCCGCACGCTCGACAGAGATGGGGCTGGATTGGCTGCGCCGCGCTGACGCGTCAATCTGA
- the fsa gene encoding fructose-6-phosphate aldolase yields the protein MKFFVDTAVIEEIRELNDLGMVDGVTTNPSLILKSGRNILEVTREICDIVSGPVSAEVVATKADDMIAEGRKLAAIAPNIAVKVPLTWDGLKTCKVLSDEGFMVNVTLCFSANQALLAAKAGATFISPFIGRLDDQNIDGLDLIEDIRTIYDNYDFQTQILAASIRSVNHMSDCAKIGADVATAPAKVIKSMANHILTDKGLEQFMADWAKTGQSII from the coding sequence ATGAAATTCTTCGTCGATACCGCCGTCATCGAAGAGATCCGCGAGCTGAACGATCTGGGTATGGTTGACGGTGTCACCACCAACCCCTCGCTGATTCTGAAGTCGGGCCGCAACATCCTCGAGGTGACCCGCGAGATCTGTGACATCGTCTCCGGCCCCGTCTCGGCCGAGGTCGTTGCCACCAAAGCCGACGATATGATCGCCGAAGGCCGCAAGCTGGCCGCGATCGCGCCGAACATCGCCGTGAAAGTGCCACTGACGTGGGACGGCCTGAAGACCTGTAAAGTCCTGTCGGACGAAGGCTTCATGGTCAACGTCACACTGTGCTTCTCGGCCAATCAGGCGCTGCTGGCGGCCAAAGCCGGTGCGACGTTCATTTCGCCCTTTATCGGCCGACTGGACGACCAGAACATCGACGGGCTGGACCTGATCGAAGATATCCGTACCATCTACGACAATTACGACTTCCAGACCCAAATTCTGGCCGCATCGATCCGCTCGGTGAACCACATGTCGGATTGCGCCAAGATCGGTGCCGATGTGGCGACCGCACCGGCCAAGGTGATCAAGTCGATGGCGAACCACATCCTGACCGACAAGGGTCTGGAACAATTCATGGCCGACTGGGCCAAAACGGGGCAGAGCATCATCTGA
- a CDS encoding DUF484 family protein — MTDDLSRIDDALRTRILADPALLLEDQDIMRALVAANDKAMGQNVVDLRGIAMERLEERLDRLEDAHRSVIAAAYENLAGTNMIHRAALALLDPLDFNAFIAYLSQDLPTILRLDSVQLVLEGAEGEAAAIIGRIAPAVVATGPGFVDHYLTEGRAHSPRPVTLRQIAYGNEGLYGAQAAHIQSEACLRLDLGESRRPALVLLGSEDPHHFDPQHGTELLSFFGGMLERSMRHWLK; from the coding sequence ATGACCGACGACCTCTCTCGCATTGATGACGCGCTACGCACGCGCATTTTGGCTGATCCCGCGCTGCTGCTCGAGGATCAGGACATTATGCGCGCGCTGGTGGCGGCGAACGACAAGGCCATGGGCCAGAACGTCGTCGACCTGCGCGGCATCGCGATGGAGCGTTTGGAAGAAAGGCTCGACCGTCTGGAAGACGCCCACCGTTCGGTGATCGCCGCCGCCTACGAAAATCTTGCGGGCACGAACATGATCCATCGGGCAGCGCTCGCGCTGCTCGATCCGCTCGATTTCAACGCGTTCATCGCGTATCTATCGCAAGACCTACCCACGATCCTGCGGCTCGACAGCGTCCAACTGGTGCTAGAAGGGGCCGAGGGTGAGGCCGCTGCCATCATCGGGCGCATCGCACCCGCCGTTGTCGCAACTGGCCCGGGCTTTGTCGACCACTACCTGACCGAGGGGCGCGCCCACTCGCCCCGCCCCGTCACGCTGCGCCAAATTGCCTATGGCAACGAAGGTCTATACGGCGCGCAGGCTGCGCATATCCAGTCCGAGGCTTGCTTGCGGCTGGACTTGGGTGAAAGCCGCCGCCCCGCATTAGTGCTGCTAGGGTCCGAGGACCCCCACCATTTCGACCCGCAACACGGCACCGAACTTCTCAGCTTTTTCGGTGGCATGCTGGAACGCAGCATGCGCCATTGGCTGAAATGA
- a CDS encoding tyrosine recombinase XerC, with protein sequence MILSPALEDALARWLIYRSAIGGAADATVTAYRHDVAAFLAFMTQHNGAPQGLAAISRITVSDMRAWMAHARADGLSSRSLARALSAVKSFYGWLAQREGFEATAVLAARAPRFQRNLPRPLEPDDAKALLSRVEVQAKEPWVAARDLAVVTLLYGCGLRISEALSLQGADHPLPDVLRITGKGGKQRVVPVLPAARKAVADYVRLYPADLPADGPLFRGVRGGALNPRLIQKTVEQVRMQLGLPASATPHALRHSFATHLLAAGGDLRSIQELLGHASLSTTQAYTAVDAAHLMDIYDRAHPKARS encoded by the coding sequence ATGATCCTCTCCCCCGCGCTCGAGGATGCCTTGGCGCGGTGGTTGATCTACCGCAGCGCCATTGGTGGCGCGGCAGATGCCACGGTCACGGCCTATCGCCACGATGTCGCCGCGTTTTTGGCGTTTATGACACAGCACAACGGCGCCCCGCAGGGTTTGGCCGCCATTTCGCGTATCACGGTCAGCGATATGCGCGCGTGGATGGCCCATGCCCGCGCCGACGGGCTATCGTCGCGGTCGCTGGCGCGGGCGCTGTCGGCGGTCAAATCCTTCTACGGCTGGCTTGCCCAACGCGAGGGGTTCGAGGCCACCGCGGTTTTGGCCGCCCGCGCACCCCGCTTTCAACGCAACCTGCCCCGCCCGCTTGAGCCCGACGACGCGAAGGCGCTACTATCACGCGTCGAAGTACAGGCGAAGGAGCCGTGGGTCGCCGCCCGCGATCTGGCCGTAGTCACATTGCTATACGGCTGCGGACTGCGCATTTCCGAGGCGCTGTCGCTGCAAGGTGCCGACCACCCCCTGCCCGACGTGCTGCGGATCACCGGCAAGGGCGGCAAGCAGCGCGTCGTGCCGGTTTTGCCCGCAGCGCGCAAAGCTGTCGCCGATTACGTCCGCCTTTACCCTGCAGACCTGCCTGCCGACGGCCCGCTGTTTCGCGGGGTGCGCGGCGGGGCGCTGAACCCGCGCCTGATCCAGAAAACGGTCGAGCAAGTCCGTATGCAGCTGGGCCTGCCCGCCAGCGCCACACCGCATGCCCTGCGCCATTCGTTCGCGACGCATTTGTTGGCGGCGGGCGGTGACTTGCGGTCTATTCAGGAATTGCTGGGCCACGCGTCACTGTCGACGACGCAGGCTTATACGGCGGTCGATGCCGCCCATCTGATGGATATTTACGACCGCGCCCATCCAAAGGCGCGGTCGTAA
- the ileS gene encoding isoleucine--tRNA ligase: protein MCADTPDYKDSLNLPKTDFPMRAGLPQREPAWLARWEEMGIYDRLREKPGRTPFILHDGPPYANGHLHIGHALNKTIKDMIVRSHQMMGFDARYVPGWDCHGLPIEWKIEEQYRAKGLNKDEVDIVAFRQECRAFAANWVNVQRDEFKRLGVTGNWEDPYLTMDFHAEAVIADEFMKFLMNGTLYQGSKPVMWSPVEKTALAEAEVEYHDHTSHTIWVRFQPVSGLEGAVVIWTTTPWTIPQNRAVAFNPAISYGLYEIVATEEKSTAMVGEKVILAQALAEGVFAAAKVTEFRLLRDVATSEFDGTQLAHPFRGIEGGAGEWDYDVPMLPGDHVTDDAGTGFVHTAPSHGDDDYQLGLKFGLPMTYNVTEDSSYRADLPIFGANARAGEEKPVLYVIDPNGKDGGANVEVLRKLAHVGALLAKGKIKHSYPHSWRSKAPVIYRNTPQWFVAIDRAMDDGMATYGDTIRKRALESIERLVHFTPATGKNRLFTMIQNRPDWVLSRQRAWGVPLTCFVKTGAKPTDADFLLKSEVVNARVKAAFDAEGADVWYSQGFKEKVLEGVVAPQDYTQVFDVLDVWFDSGSTHAFVLRDRADGTPDQIADVYMEGTDQHRGWFHSSLLQGSATIGRAPYKNVVTHGFTLDEKGMKMSKSLGNTIVPQAVIDQYGADILRLWVAQADYTSDQRIGPEILKGTADSYRRLRNTLRYILGALDGYTANEAVAPAEMPELERWVLHRLAELDVQVRAGYAAFDFQSVFQTVFNFATVDLSAYYFDIRKDALYCDGSTLARRAARTVMHLLFERLTTWLAPVLVFTMEEVWLERFPESSIHLQDFPQTPGDWLDETLAAKWATIRQVRRTVTGALEIERQAKTIGASLEAAPEVFVTPDVAQLLQGLDFADICITSDVVVKTDPAPEGAFRIADVADTAVVFAMATGEKCQRCWKILPDVGTHSHAGTCARCDAALTEKGL from the coding sequence ATGTGCGCCGACACGCCCGACTATAAAGACAGCCTGAACCTGCCCAAAACCGACTTCCCCATGCGCGCGGGTCTGCCCCAGCGCGAGCCTGCATGGCTGGCCCGTTGGGAAGAAATGGGCATCTACGACCGCCTGCGCGAAAAGCCGGGCCGGACGCCCTTTATTCTACATGATGGCCCCCCCTATGCGAACGGCCATCTGCACATCGGCCATGCGCTGAACAAGACGATCAAGGACATGATCGTGCGCAGCCATCAGATGATGGGCTTTGACGCGCGTTATGTGCCCGGCTGGGACTGCCACGGCCTGCCGATCGAATGGAAGATCGAGGAACAGTACCGCGCCAAGGGCCTGAACAAAGACGAGGTCGACATCGTCGCTTTCCGTCAGGAATGCCGCGCATTCGCCGCGAATTGGGTGAATGTCCAACGCGATGAATTCAAACGCCTCGGGGTGACGGGAAACTGGGAAGATCCCTATCTTACCATGGACTTCCATGCCGAAGCTGTCATCGCAGATGAATTCATGAAGTTCCTGATGAACGGCACGTTGTATCAGGGGTCGAAGCCGGTGATGTGGTCGCCCGTCGAAAAGACCGCGCTGGCCGAGGCCGAGGTCGAATACCACGACCACACCAGCCACACGATCTGGGTTCGTTTCCAGCCGGTATCGGGGTTGGAAGGCGCTGTCGTGATCTGGACGACGACGCCGTGGACGATCCCGCAAAACCGCGCGGTCGCGTTTAACCCCGCAATTTCTTACGGCTTGTACGAGATTGTGGCGACCGAGGAAAAATCGACCGCAATGGTTGGCGAAAAGGTCATTCTGGCGCAGGCTTTGGCCGAGGGGGTGTTCGCCGCTGCCAAAGTCACCGAATTCCGCCTGCTGCGCGATGTGGCCACCAGCGAATTCGATGGCACCCAACTTGCACACCCATTCCGCGGTATCGAGGGCGGCGCAGGCGAGTGGGACTATGACGTGCCCATGCTGCCGGGCGATCACGTAACCGACGACGCTGGAACCGGCTTTGTGCACACCGCGCCCAGCCATGGTGATGACGACTACCAACTGGGCCTGAAGTTCGGCCTGCCGATGACCTATAACGTGACCGAGGATAGCTCGTACCGCGCTGATCTGCCCATTTTTGGCGCGAATGCCCGCGCGGGTGAAGAAAAGCCGGTGCTGTATGTCATCGACCCCAACGGCAAAGATGGCGGCGCGAATGTAGAGGTTCTGCGTAAGTTGGCCCACGTTGGCGCGCTGCTGGCGAAGGGCAAGATTAAGCACAGCTATCCGCATTCATGGCGCTCGAAGGCGCCGGTGATCTATCGCAACACGCCGCAATGGTTCGTGGCGATCGACCGCGCGATGGATGATGGCATGGCCACCTATGGCGACACCATCCGCAAGCGCGCGCTGGAATCGATCGAGCGGCTGGTCCATTTCACCCCCGCGACCGGCAAAAACCGTCTGTTCACCATGATCCAGAACCGCCCGGATTGGGTGCTGTCGCGCCAACGTGCGTGGGGCGTGCCGCTGACGTGTTTTGTGAAAACGGGGGCCAAGCCGACCGACGCCGACTTCCTGTTGAAGTCCGAGGTGGTGAATGCGCGCGTCAAAGCCGCGTTCGATGCCGAGGGGGCGGATGTCTGGTATTCCCAAGGCTTCAAGGAAAAGGTGCTGGAGGGCGTCGTTGCCCCGCAGGACTACACGCAGGTCTTCGACGTGCTGGATGTGTGGTTCGACAGCGGATCGACGCATGCGTTCGTGCTGCGCGACCGTGCCGATGGCACACCCGACCAGATCGCCGACGTCTACATGGAAGGCACTGACCAGCACCGTGGGTGGTTCCATTCCTCGCTGCTGCAAGGGTCGGCGACCATCGGCCGCGCGCCGTACAAGAACGTCGTCACGCACGGCTTCACCTTGGACGAGAAGGGCATGAAAATGTCCAAATCGCTGGGCAATACCATCGTGCCGCAGGCGGTGATCGACCAATACGGCGCCGATATTCTGCGCCTTTGGGTCGCGCAGGCTGACTACACCAGCGACCAGCGCATCGGGCCGGAAATCCTGAAAGGCACCGCTGACAGCTACCGCCGCTTGCGCAATACGCTGCGCTACATCTTGGGTGCGCTGGATGGGTATACGGCCAATGAGGCCGTCGCCCCCGCCGAAATGCCCGAGCTGGAGCGCTGGGTTCTGCATCGTCTGGCCGAGTTGGACGTGCAGGTGCGCGCCGGCTATGCGGCGTTCGACTTCCAGTCGGTTTTCCAGACGGTGTTCAACTTTGCCACCGTTGATCTGTCGGCCTACTACTTCGACATCCGCAAGGATGCGCTGTACTGCGATGGCAGCACGCTGGCCCGCCGCGCCGCGCGCACCGTCATGCACCTGCTGTTCGAGCGGCTGACGACGTGGCTGGCGCCCGTGCTGGTCTTCACCATGGAAGAAGTCTGGCTGGAACGTTTCCCCGAAAGCTCGATCCACCTGCAAGACTTTCCGCAGACGCCGGGCGACTGGCTGGACGAGACTTTGGCCGCGAAATGGGCGACCATCCGTCAAGTCCGCCGCACCGTGACCGGCGCGCTGGAAATCGAGCGGCAGGCCAAGACCATCGGTGCCAGCTTGGAAGCGGCCCCCGAGGTGTTTGTCACGCCCGATGTCGCGCAGCTGCTGCAAGGCCTCGACTTCGCCGACATCTGCATCACGTCGGATGTGGTGGTGAAAACCGATCCCGCACCCGAAGGCGCGTTCCGCATCGCTGATGTGGCTGATACGGCTGTCGTGTTTGCGATGGCCACAGGCGAGAAATGCCAGCGCTGCTGGAAAATCCTGCCTGACGTCGGCACGCACAGCCACGCTGGCACCTGCGCGCGCTGCGATGCGGCATTGACTGAAAAAGGCCTGTAA
- a CDS encoding YcjF family protein has translation MSGPMLFERDDDTAANPATAAPIPDDTPTDRAAVMQQVAAFAARPAGRVAKWFWSALVALVGFIASLAAWDYVNGLLARSPVLGGIATALFALFVGALLVVLIRELAAMARLGRIDGVQRAAAAALAGDDLSAAQQVVAQLEGLYARRSDLNWGLQRVRERAPEVLDASGLLALAEAELVAPLDAAAEAEVQAAARTVATVTAVVPIALADLISALTANVRMIRRIAEIYGGRAGAFGAWRLLRTVMTHLVATGAVAVGDDMIDSVVGGGVMSKVSRRFGEGVINGALTARVGVAAIEVCRPVPFINRTRPSVRGLLRGALVGLFNRG, from the coding sequence ATGAGTGGCCCGATGTTGTTCGAACGCGACGACGACACCGCCGCGAACCCTGCCACTGCCGCTCCCATTCCCGATGATACCCCAACCGACCGCGCGGCGGTGATGCAGCAGGTTGCAGCCTTTGCCGCGCGTCCGGCGGGGCGTGTGGCCAAGTGGTTCTGGTCGGCTTTGGTGGCGCTGGTGGGATTTATCGCATCGCTGGCGGCGTGGGACTATGTGAACGGCTTGCTGGCCCGCTCGCCCGTTTTGGGCGGTATCGCGACGGCGCTGTTTGCGCTGTTTGTGGGGGCGCTGCTGGTGGTGCTGATCCGCGAATTGGCTGCAATGGCGCGGCTGGGGCGGATCGACGGCGTGCAACGCGCCGCAGCGGCTGCGCTGGCGGGCGATGATTTGTCGGCGGCGCAGCAAGTGGTGGCACAGCTGGAAGGCCTCTATGCCCGCCGGAGCGATTTAAACTGGGGGCTGCAGCGCGTGCGCGAGCGGGCCCCCGAGGTGCTGGACGCCTCGGGCCTGCTGGCCTTGGCCGAGGCTGAATTGGTCGCACCGCTGGATGCCGCCGCCGAGGCCGAGGTGCAGGCAGCCGCGCGCACCGTGGCGACGGTGACGGCTGTCGTGCCTATCGCGCTGGCCGATTTAATCTCGGCCCTGACCGCCAACGTCCGCATGATCCGCCGCATCGCCGAAATCTACGGCGGGCGGGCGGGGGCCTTTGGCGCATGGCGCTTGCTGCGCACGGTGATGACGCATCTAGTCGCCACCGGCGCGGTCGCCGTGGGTGACGACATGATCGATTCCGTCGTGGGCGGCGGCGTGATGTCCAAAGTGTCGCGCCGGTTCGGCGAAGGGGTCATCAACGGGGCGCTGACCGCCCGCGTCGGCGTCGCCGCAATCGAGGTTTGCCGCCCCGTGCCGTTCATCAACCGCACTCGTCCTAGCGTGCGGGGGCTGCTGCGCGGTGCGCTGGTGGGGCTGTTCAATCGTGGCTGA